The following are from one region of the Maribacter aquivivus genome:
- a CDS encoding thioredoxin family protein — MKKKFKKSIASDTPTLVYFYAPWCAPCKLLRPVIEQVIEEFGEAIKSIEIDVEVKLRIVKRYKIKGVPTLILFKNGTPLWRHTGVMPIEDIRTVIKEHIKDNNQI, encoded by the coding sequence ATGAAGAAGAAATTTAAAAAGAGCATAGCGTCAGATACTCCTACATTGGTTTACTTTTATGCGCCATGGTGTGCACCCTGCAAATTATTGAGACCTGTAATAGAACAGGTAATAGAGGAGTTTGGAGAAGCAATAAAAAGCATTGAAATAGATGTAGAGGTGAAACTAAGAATAGTTAAAAGATATAAAATTAAAGGGGTGCCGACTTTAATACTTTTTAAAAACGGTACGCCTCTTTGGAGGCATACCGGTGTAATGCCGATCGAAGATATAAGAACAGTCATAAAAGAGCATATTAAAGACAATAATCAAATTTAA
- a CDS encoding universal stress protein has translation MTRILLPTDFSENSFTAISYALKLYKDLKCTFYLLNSYMPPVYHTEYLMGSPAQIGLGDIVQQNSQDNLENLKEKLQKDFDNPLHTFITHSALNVLSSEVSRTVEAEGIDIVVMGTQGATGAKEILLGTNTVHVIKNAKCPVLVIPSGFEFEVPEQILFPNDFEVSLDKKSLAQLLKITNSHVSQVNVMHVYTGDDLTLVQEKNKKQLAKVLSESGFFHEVSSNEIIAAINEFQIKQKINLLVMVQNKHTFLERLFIEPVIKKIGFHVTIPFLVIPQ, from the coding sequence ATGACCCGTATTCTACTACCCACAGATTTTTCTGAAAATTCATTTACAGCAATAAGTTACGCACTTAAATTGTACAAAGATTTAAAATGTACTTTTTATCTATTAAACAGTTATATGCCACCCGTATACCATACAGAATATTTAATGGGGAGTCCGGCACAAATAGGTCTTGGAGATATCGTTCAACAGAATTCTCAAGATAACCTTGAAAACCTCAAAGAGAAATTGCAAAAAGATTTTGATAATCCTTTACATACTTTCATTACACATTCTGCTCTAAATGTACTTTCTAGCGAAGTTTCTAGAACTGTAGAGGCTGAAGGCATTGATATAGTAGTAATGGGCACGCAAGGCGCAACAGGTGCAAAAGAAATTTTATTGGGTACTAATACGGTTCATGTAATTAAGAATGCCAAATGCCCAGTATTGGTCATACCATCTGGTTTTGAATTTGAAGTACCTGAACAAATACTTTTCCCTAATGATTTTGAAGTATCACTAGATAAAAAAAGCTTGGCTCAATTGCTAAAGATCACCAATTCTCATGTATCTCAGGTAAACGTGATGCATGTATATACTGGTGACGACCTTACTCTTGTTCAAGAAAAAAATAAAAAACAACTAGCTAAAGTATTATCTGAAAGCGGATTTTTTCATGAAGTAAGTAGTAATGAGATTATAGCGGCAATAAATGAATTTCAAATTAAGCAAAAAATAAACTTATTAGTCATGGTACAAAACAAGCATACCTTTTTAGAACGCTTGTTTATTGAGCCGGTAATTAAGAAAATTGGCTTTCATGTAACAATACCATTTTTAGTAATTCCTCAATAA
- a CDS encoding universal stress protein — MNIKNILVATDFSNEAYNALYYATQIFASTACTFYIVHAYEDIVLSAKNALFTGQKEMEHLQNLSQENLTKTEHKIVLDTGNKIHKFNTISVKGSLPSVISKTIESHEIDLVVLGNKGKTGAKELFMGSNTIQIANTITTCPILAIPKEIAFKPIEEIAFVTDYKKGCTKSTISMLLNIANITDASIAVLHINEEEIMTPKQVSNQKLLDKCLMQTPHSYDEIWNYADKANVIQDFIAERDISMLAMSYHRRKFFERFLHEPVIMDLSIYATIPFLILPVQD, encoded by the coding sequence ATGAACATTAAAAACATACTTGTAGCAACAGATTTTTCGAATGAAGCTTATAATGCGCTCTATTATGCTACCCAAATTTTTGCGTCAACAGCATGCACTTTTTATATAGTTCATGCCTATGAAGATATTGTTTTGAGTGCGAAAAATGCGCTTTTTACAGGTCAGAAAGAGATGGAGCATTTACAGAACCTATCTCAAGAAAACTTAACAAAAACAGAGCATAAAATTGTGCTTGATACTGGTAATAAAATACACAAATTCAATACTATTTCTGTTAAAGGTAGTTTGCCATCGGTCATTTCAAAAACTATTGAGAGTCATGAAATAGACCTCGTAGTTTTGGGAAATAAAGGTAAAACAGGTGCCAAAGAGCTATTTATGGGCAGTAACACAATTCAAATTGCCAATACCATTACCACATGCCCCATACTGGCCATACCAAAAGAGATTGCCTTTAAACCAATAGAAGAAATCGCTTTTGTGACCGACTATAAAAAAGGGTGTACAAAATCAACAATTTCAATGTTATTGAATATTGCCAATATAACAGATGCATCTATAGCGGTTCTACATATTAATGAAGAAGAAATAATGACACCTAAACAGGTATCCAATCAAAAACTATTAGATAAATGTTTAATGCAAACACCGCATAGTTATGATGAAATTTGGAACTATGCCGATAAAGCGAATGTCATTCAAGATTTTATAGCTGAAAGAGATATCAGCATGTTGGCAATGTCATACCATAGAAGAAAATTCTTTGAACGTTTTTTACATGAACCCGTAATTATGGACTTGAGTATTTATGCAACAATTCCGTTTCTAATTCTACCAGTACAAGACTGA
- a CDS encoding universal stress protein, with the protein MSKRILIPTDFSKNALNAIRYTIDLYAKLNCDFYFLNVFGFDKYTTNSLSIPEEGSAVFEQAKEDCEKNFVKLLDTLALHPENLKHNYYTESSYNFLSEAIHKIITEKDIDLVAMGTKGATGAKGVLFGSNTVMAMEKIRECPVLAIPEHVSFISPKEIVFPTNFKDVYKRSEFRYLIELAKMHNAEIAILHLEKNKELTESQLSNKQLLSSILSETAYQFHTLTEKNLGKGIQTFIESRESDMVSFINRKHFFFDNVFSRPLIKEIGYDSDVPILALH; encoded by the coding sequence ATGAGTAAGCGTATTCTAATACCTACAGATTTTTCTAAAAATGCCTTAAATGCAATTAGGTATACTATTGATTTATATGCAAAATTAAACTGTGATTTCTACTTTTTAAACGTATTTGGTTTTGATAAATACACAACTAATAGTTTAAGTATACCAGAAGAAGGTAGCGCTGTATTTGAACAGGCTAAAGAAGATTGTGAAAAGAATTTTGTTAAGCTTCTAGATACCTTAGCCTTGCACCCAGAAAACCTGAAGCATAATTATTATACTGAATCATCTTATAATTTTCTTTCTGAAGCTATACATAAAATTATTACTGAAAAAGATATTGATTTGGTAGCAATGGGTACCAAGGGGGCTACGGGAGCTAAAGGTGTTTTATTTGGCAGCAATACCGTAATGGCAATGGAAAAAATCAGGGAATGCCCTGTATTGGCTATACCAGAACATGTTTCTTTTATATCGCCTAAAGAGATTGTTTTTCCAACAAATTTTAAAGATGTTTATAAACGATCGGAGTTTAGATACCTTATAGAATTGGCTAAAATGCACAATGCTGAAATTGCCATATTACATCTAGAAAAGAATAAAGAACTTACTGAATCTCAATTAAGCAATAAACAATTATTATCATCAATATTAAGTGAGACTGCATACCAATTTCATACACTTACCGAAAAGAATTTGGGTAAAGGTATTCAGACTTTTATTGAAAGTAGAGAAAGTGATATGGTGTCATTCATTAACCGCAAACATTTCTTTTTTGATAATGTTTTCTCAAGACCGTTAATTAAAGAAATTGGTTATGATAGTGATGTACCAATTCTAGCATTACATTGA
- a CDS encoding mechanosensitive ion channel family protein gives MDTFSTLLENTTLIKIVKLVAWILFIIFIISFIRKTLKKRIEDISIRYKAQKGVEILGYVLIIFLVLMAFTVDSVKDYTIIIGLFTAGITFTLQELILSIAGSFYIFFVRVYKPGDRIEINNIKGDVIDIDSIYTTIMEMGEWVSSDNYSGRIVKISNAFVFKGPIKNYSMDFPFVWDELNILITYGSDTELAKNIMLDTANELLSDYTEKSKAKWHQMVARYYIEDATIEPTIAINLTDNWIQLNLRYITDYKKRRNTKHTLFQYIEQTISKSDGKVTLASTTLQLLEVPPLNVNLKK, from the coding sequence ATGGATACATTTTCGACCTTATTAGAAAACACGACACTCATTAAGATTGTTAAACTAGTTGCTTGGATACTATTTATAATCTTTATCATAAGTTTTATTAGAAAAACTCTTAAAAAAAGAATTGAAGATATTTCTATTAGGTACAAAGCACAAAAAGGTGTTGAAATTTTGGGTTATGTGCTTATAATCTTCTTGGTATTAATGGCCTTTACTGTTGATAGTGTAAAAGATTACACCATAATCATTGGTTTGTTTACCGCAGGTATCACCTTTACACTACAAGAATTGATTCTCAGTATTGCGGGCTCTTTCTATATTTTTTTTGTTCGTGTATATAAACCTGGTGATCGAATAGAGATCAATAACATAAAGGGCGATGTTATAGACATTGATAGTATTTATACAACAATTATGGAAATGGGAGAATGGGTAAGTAGCGATAACTATTCTGGTAGAATTGTAAAAATTAGTAACGCATTTGTATTTAAAGGTCCTATTAAAAATTATTCGATGGATTTTCCCTTTGTTTGGGATGAACTCAACATTCTAATTACATATGGTTCTGATACCGAACTTGCCAAGAATATTATGCTTGATACGGCTAATGAACTATTATCCGATTATACTGAAAAGTCTAAAGCCAAATGGCATCAAATGGTTGCCCGCTATTATATTGAAGATGCAACAATAGAGCCAACTATAGCTATAAACCTAACCGATAATTGGATTCAATTGAACCTACGCTATATCACAGATTATAAAAAAAGAAGAAATACCAAACACACACTATTTCAATATATAGAACAGACTATTTCAAAGTCTGATGGCAAGGTTACTTTAGCGTCTACAACATTACAATTGCTAGAAGTACCACCGCTTAATGTTAATCTAAAAAAGTAA
- a CDS encoding ATP cone domain-containing protein, which yields MDTTKSIDIIKSSGQKMSFSLDKLRNSLKHSGANHELVEEIVSRVNDELFEGITTNEIYNRAYALLKKHKTVFASKYKLKKAIYELGPTGFPFERFIAEILKYSGYGVKVGVILNGDCVTHEIDVVAEKNDTVTIIECKFHNEEGRNCNVKIPLYIHSRYNDVKAHWVTNKNNRPLNKGWVVTNTRFTQDAIDYGKCADLYLLSWDYPKNDGLKDRIDRLGLYPITVSSLLSNREKQFLLSRNVVLCRQLIKDKFYLDHLGVSNTRKTKILDEISQLCNNH from the coding sequence ATGGACACTACAAAATCTATTGACATTATAAAATCTTCAGGGCAAAAAATGAGTTTCTCCTTAGATAAACTACGCAACTCTCTCAAGCATAGTGGTGCAAATCATGAACTTGTAGAAGAAATTGTCAGTAGGGTTAACGATGAGCTTTTTGAAGGCATTACCACTAATGAAATCTATAATAGAGCGTATGCTTTACTTAAAAAACATAAAACCGTATTCGCCTCTAAATACAAACTTAAAAAGGCAATCTATGAATTGGGTCCAACCGGTTTCCCTTTTGAACGTTTTATTGCCGAAATACTAAAATACTCAGGTTATGGGGTAAAAGTTGGTGTTATTTTAAATGGTGACTGTGTTACCCACGAAATTGATGTTGTAGCAGAAAAAAATGATACCGTTACGATTATAGAATGTAAATTTCACAACGAAGAAGGGCGTAATTGCAATGTTAAGATCCCGCTTTATATACATTCTAGATATAATGATGTAAAAGCGCATTGGGTAACAAATAAAAATAATAGACCACTAAATAAAGGTTGGGTGGTAACCAATACTAGATTTACACAAGATGCCATAGACTATGGTAAATGTGCAGACCTCTATCTTTTAAGTTGGGATTATCCAAAAAATGACGGACTAAAAGATAGAATAGATAGGCTTGGACTCTACCCTATTACGGTCTCTAGCTTACTCTCTAATAGAGAAAAACAATTTCTTTTAAGTAGAAATGTAGTACTGTGCAGACAACTCATAAAAGACAAGTTTTACCTAGATCATCTTGGTGTTTCTAACACACGTAAAACAAAAATTCTAGACGAAATATCACAACTCTGTAATAATCATTAA
- a CDS encoding MBL fold metallo-hydrolase RNA specificity domain-containing protein: MKKVSLKFLGASGTVTGSKFYIETPELNIMIDCGMFQGLKELREKNWEPLSIDASKLDVVILTHGHLDHTGYLPRLVKEGFKGNIIGTYPTLAVARVILLDSAKIHEEQAKKVNEEGYSKHPVALPFYTILEAEKTIRLFSGSKKDELIQLSENIRFKYRYNGHIIGSTFIELEIFGKMFVFSGDVGRLNDELLMPPERPEWADYLFLESTYGNKLHPKENIVEILSDLVHKTINDRGTLIIPSFAVERLQLLMFLFWNLYKKNKIPNIPIFIDSPMGSNVLDVFEHYTDWHKLSQGDFKAMCDHFTITTSYADTWKTIDDPRPKIVIAGSGMVTGGRVLTYLKQLIDQSKTRILLVGYQAEGTRGRQLLDGTHELKLFGKYYPVKASIHFIESLSAHADQAELLHFIDGIKNTPENVFLIHGEPGALDAFKVKIRDIKGWNCHIPKLEETINLYL, from the coding sequence ATGAAAAAAGTAAGTTTAAAATTTTTAGGTGCCTCAGGTACGGTTACCGGTTCTAAGTTTTATATAGAAACTCCCGAACTGAACATCATGATAGATTGTGGCATGTTTCAAGGCCTTAAAGAATTACGTGAAAAAAATTGGGAACCCCTGTCTATAGATGCTAGTAAATTAGATGTTGTTATTTTAACACATGGTCACCTTGACCATACCGGTTACTTGCCCAGGTTGGTAAAAGAGGGTTTTAAGGGTAATATTATTGGCACCTACCCCACTTTGGCGGTAGCCCGTGTTATTTTACTGGATAGTGCGAAAATTCACGAAGAACAGGCAAAAAAAGTAAATGAGGAAGGTTATTCAAAACACCCTGTAGCTTTACCTTTTTATACTATTTTAGAAGCTGAAAAAACCATTAGATTATTCTCTGGAAGCAAAAAAGATGAGTTGATCCAACTTTCAGAGAACATCCGATTTAAATACAGATATAACGGTCATATCATTGGTTCTACTTTTATTGAATTGGAGATATTCGGAAAAATGTTCGTTTTCTCAGGTGATGTAGGTAGGTTGAACGATGAACTTTTAATGCCACCAGAAAGACCTGAATGGGCAGACTATTTGTTTTTAGAAAGTACCTATGGCAACAAACTACACCCAAAAGAAAATATCGTAGAAATTTTAAGCGATTTGGTTCATAAAACCATTAATGATAGAGGTACATTGATCATACCTTCTTTTGCAGTTGAAAGGCTACAATTACTGATGTTTTTGTTTTGGAACTTATATAAAAAAAACAAAATACCAAACATACCCATTTTTATAGATAGCCCAATGGGCAGTAATGTTTTGGATGTATTTGAACATTATACAGATTGGCACAAACTAAGCCAAGGCGACTTCAAAGCCATGTGCGATCACTTTACCATTACCACATCATACGCAGATACTTGGAAAACTATAGACGACCCTAGACCCAAAATTGTTATTGCTGGTAGTGGTATGGTTACAGGCGGGCGTGTACTTACCTATTTAAAACAATTAATAGACCAATCAAAAACAAGAATCTTACTGGTTGGTTATCAAGCTGAGGGTACTAGGGGCAGACAATTATTGGATGGTACACATGAGTTAAAATTATTTGGAAAATACTACCCCGTAAAAGCGAGTATTCATTTTATAGAAAGCCTTTCTGCACACGCAGACCAAGCAGAACTTCTGCATTTTATTGATGGTATTAAAAATACCCCAGAAAATGTATTTTTAATTCATGGTGAGCCGGGTGCTTTAGATGCCTTTAAAGTAAAAATAAGAGATATCAAAGGGTGGAACTGTCATATTCCAAAATTAGAAGAAACTATAAATCTGTATTTATAA
- the cls gene encoding cardiolipin synthase codes for MWTSIFIGIYVIIALSIVLSILLYGAKPTKSLAWLLAIFALPVGGIFLYLLLGRNRRRYKLIEHQKDLFSKLPKPNTEQINVFDGKYGKLMTLSYKNSHFPPTSGNDLKILKDGKSTFETIFCALEGATKRIHIQYYIFEDGDLATRLLNLFEQKIAHGVVVRLIYDGIGSFSLSKKYLKKLLEIGVEVYSFLPFKFGRYFYSLNFRNHRKIIVVDGAIAFTGGINVSDKYLKGQVGLGKWHDMHLRLIGPAATQLDQVFMTDWYLVSTKLLAAIEQPKSYAKQPVSNELVQIVAGGPDDDFPVLEQTYFSMINMAKGYIYITNPYIVPGQALIRALQTAALSGVDVRLLVSEKADNQVVSWSVHSYFELFLKAGIKIYLFPDGFLHSKIMVSDDAISSIGTANLDDRSFEQNYEVNAIMYHTQIAKQLKEDFLNDCKISNELAYDDFIKRPWSKKLKEGVGKVLSPLF; via the coding sequence ATGTGGACTTCAATTTTTATTGGTATTTACGTTATAATTGCCTTGTCAATTGTGTTATCTATTTTATTATATGGAGCAAAACCTACCAAAAGTCTGGCATGGCTATTAGCGATTTTTGCACTACCTGTTGGCGGTATTTTCCTTTATTTATTATTGGGTAGAAATAGAAGAAGGTATAAGCTTATTGAGCATCAAAAAGACCTGTTTAGCAAACTACCTAAGCCAAATACCGAGCAAATCAATGTTTTTGACGGCAAGTATGGTAAATTAATGACGCTTAGTTATAAGAATTCTCATTTTCCGCCAACTTCAGGTAATGATCTTAAAATATTAAAAGACGGGAAATCAACTTTTGAAACCATATTTTGTGCTTTAGAGGGGGCGACTAAGCGTATTCATATTCAATATTACATTTTTGAAGATGGAGATTTGGCGACCAGATTACTAAATTTATTTGAGCAAAAGATAGCTCATGGAGTGGTCGTAAGATTGATATATGACGGTATAGGTAGTTTCTCGTTAAGTAAAAAATATCTAAAGAAACTTTTAGAAATAGGGGTTGAAGTATATTCATTTCTACCCTTTAAATTCGGCAGGTATTTTTATTCATTGAATTTTAGAAATCATCGTAAAATTATAGTGGTTGACGGTGCAATTGCTTTTACAGGCGGTATCAATGTATCAGATAAGTATTTGAAAGGTCAGGTTGGTTTAGGTAAATGGCATGATATGCATTTAAGACTTATAGGACCAGCGGCCACGCAGTTAGATCAAGTATTTATGACCGATTGGTATTTGGTAAGTACAAAATTACTAGCAGCTATAGAACAACCCAAGAGTTACGCAAAACAACCTGTCTCTAATGAATTGGTACAAATTGTTGCTGGCGGACCAGATGATGATTTTCCAGTATTGGAACAAACTTATTTTTCAATGATCAACATGGCAAAAGGCTATATCTATATTACCAACCCATATATAGTACCTGGTCAGGCATTGATAAGGGCTTTACAAACGGCAGCTTTGAGTGGAGTAGATGTAAGGTTACTTGTTTCTGAAAAGGCAGATAACCAGGTGGTAAGTTGGTCTGTACATTCTTATTTTGAGTTGTTTTTGAAAGCAGGAATTAAAATATATCTTTTCCCAGATGGCTTTCTACACAGTAAAATAATGGTGAGTGACGATGCCATTTCTTCTATTGGGACGGCAAATTTAGATGACCGAAGTTTTGAACAAAACTATGAGGTAAATGCCATTATGTACCACACACAGATAGCCAAACAGTTAAAAGAAGATTTTCTTAACGACTGTAAAATTAGTAATGAACTGGCTTATGATGATTTTATAAAAAGACCATGGAGCAAAAAGCTAAAAGAAGGTGTGGGCAAAGTATTGAGTCCGTTATTTTAG
- a CDS encoding ABC transporter ATP-binding protein: MDIVLEAKDINKHFHKPKDFHVLKDISFKIFNGEFASIMGKSGSGKSTLLYILSTMDTEYTGELYLNNNLVTGLSATELSLLRNKNIGFVFQFHYLLSEFSVIENIMLPAKKLARKSHQEIEHDAIQKLKMLGIESLAKQKASRISGGEKQRVAIARALINNPSILMGDEPTGNLDSYNSDNVFNIFKQLKEEEGLSLLVVTHDEDFAKRTDYIIQMEDGRIVGKSSNL; encoded by the coding sequence ATGGATATTGTATTAGAAGCAAAAGATATTAATAAGCACTTTCATAAACCTAAAGATTTTCATGTCTTAAAAGATATTTCCTTTAAAATATTCAATGGGGAATTTGCTTCTATCATGGGTAAATCTGGTTCTGGAAAATCTACGTTGCTTTATATATTGTCAACGATGGATACAGAATATACCGGCGAGTTATATTTGAACAATAACTTAGTAACCGGTTTGTCTGCAACAGAATTGTCGCTTTTAAGAAATAAAAACATTGGCTTTGTATTTCAGTTTCATTATTTGTTATCTGAATTTAGTGTTATTGAAAATATAATGTTGCCAGCAAAAAAATTAGCTCGAAAAAGTCACCAAGAAATTGAGCATGACGCTATTCAAAAATTAAAAATGTTAGGCATAGAGTCGCTGGCAAAACAGAAGGCTTCACGTATTTCTGGTGGAGAAAAACAGCGTGTAGCTATTGCTAGGGCACTAATTAACAACCCATCAATACTTATGGGAGATGAACCTACCGGAAATCTGGATAGTTATAACTCTGATAATGTGTTTAATATTTTTAAGCAATTAAAGGAAGAAGAAGGGCTATCATTGCTAGTAGTTACGCATGATGAGGACTTTGCTAAAAGAACGGATTACATCATTCAAATGGAAGATGGGCGTATTGTTGGTAAATCGAGTAACTTGTAA
- a CDS encoding ABC transporter permease, whose amino-acid sequence MMNWPVILNIAKTHLLTKMKSTATAALGVTFGIGAYITMVSFMTGLNEMLDDLVLNQTPHIHLYNEIEPTIDQPISLYEQFNNSVQMISSIKPKSGQKKIHNALPVLDHLKQMEEVKGATAQVRAQIFYLSGSIELTGNLIGVDIMEETRLSNMRDYIIEGSPEALDNMVNGILLGSGLASKMSLKVGDRVQISTVRGTVFPLKIVGIYQSGIADIDNTQSYCNLKTVQRILGEAQNYITDINIKLNNIKNAPILAKGFEKQFDVTATDINEANAQFETGTNIRNLITYAVSITLLIVAGFGIYNILNMLIYEKMKDIAILKATGFSGKDVQYIFMSQAMIIGMVGGILGLVLGFILSVIIDGVPFETDALPTITTYPVNFNFIYYVIGIVFALISTFIAGWLPSNKAKHIDPVKIIRGT is encoded by the coding sequence ATAATGAATTGGCCCGTTATACTAAATATCGCCAAAACACATCTTCTGACCAAGATGAAATCTACCGCAACGGCAGCCTTGGGGGTTACTTTCGGTATAGGTGCTTACATTACCATGGTAAGTTTTATGACCGGTCTAAATGAAATGTTAGATGATTTAGTATTGAACCAAACACCACATATTCATTTGTATAATGAAATAGAGCCCACCATAGATCAGCCAATTTCACTTTATGAGCAGTTTAATAATTCTGTTCAAATGATCAGCTCTATAAAACCAAAAAGTGGACAAAAAAAGATTCATAATGCGCTTCCTGTTTTAGACCATTTAAAACAAATGGAAGAGGTAAAAGGAGCTACGGCACAAGTACGGGCACAAATATTTTATTTATCCGGTTCTATAGAATTAACTGGTAATCTGATAGGGGTAGATATTATGGAAGAAACTAGACTGTCCAACATGCGCGATTACATCATTGAGGGCTCGCCAGAAGCTTTAGATAATATGGTTAACGGAATTTTATTGGGTTCAGGCCTAGCCAGTAAAATGTCACTGAAAGTTGGCGATAGAGTGCAGATAAGCACTGTACGTGGTACCGTTTTTCCATTGAAAATTGTTGGTATTTACCAAAGTGGAATAGCAGATATCGATAATACTCAAAGCTACTGTAACTTGAAAACGGTACAGCGTATTTTAGGAGAGGCGCAAAATTATATTACAGATATAAATATAAAGTTGAACAATATTAAAAATGCCCCAATATTGGCCAAAGGCTTTGAAAAGCAATTTGATGTTACTGCAACTGATATTAACGAGGCAAATGCCCAATTTGAGACCGGTACCAATATTCGTAATTTAATTACCTATGCAGTTTCCATTACGCTTTTAATTGTAGCAGGCTTCGGAATATATAATATTCTTAACATGCTTATTTATGAAAAGATGAAGGATATAGCCATCTTAAAAGCTACCGGTTTTTCCGGTAAAGATGTACAATACATTTTTATGAGTCAAGCAATGATAATAGGCATGGTAGGTGGTATCTTGGGCCTGGTTTTAGGTTTTATTTTATCAGTTATAATAGATGGAGTTCCTTTTGAAACGGATGCTTTACCTACAATAACTACCTATCCGGTTAATTTTAATTTTATATATTATGTTATAGGTATTGTCTTCGCGTTGATTTCAACTTTTATAGCAGGGTGGCTTCCTTCGAATAAGGCAAAGCATATTGATCCGGTAAAAATTATTAGAGGTACTTAA
- a CDS encoding efflux RND transporter periplasmic adaptor subunit codes for MRYLNISIFFLLFLSCGEKQEKVFPQKSQLISSVYASATIQPDSIYQVYAVVAGILDDNLVEEGDLVKKGDAILQVNNRTPKLNSENAYLTLQQSKENFQGNAAILKSIEDDIYAAQLKFNNDSINFARQKRLWDQNIGSKAEFDTQKLAYELSKNQLRQQKSSYARTKNDLETALQQAKNSYSSSKIIAEDYTINSKINGKVYALFKEPGELINTLEPLGAIGSATDFKIEMLIDEVDIIKIKIGQTTLVTLDAYPMEVFTASVSKIYPKKDETSQTFKVEAIFESPPKVLYPGLAGEGNIVISEKENALTIPREYLVEGNKVITEDDTVTVKVGAENLERIEIISGITENDMILKPIK; via the coding sequence ATGCGATATCTGAACATTAGTATATTTTTTCTGCTTTTTCTTTCTTGTGGGGAGAAACAAGAAAAGGTATTTCCGCAAAAATCTCAATTGATATCTTCAGTATATGCGTCTGCCACTATACAACCAGATAGTATATACCAAGTTTATGCCGTTGTAGCCGGTATTTTAGATGATAACCTAGTAGAAGAAGGAGATTTAGTTAAGAAAGGCGACGCTATTTTACAGGTGAATAACCGCACTCCTAAATTAAATTCAGAAAATGCGTATTTGACCTTGCAGCAGTCCAAAGAAAATTTTCAAGGAAATGCTGCTATTTTAAAAAGTATTGAAGACGATATTTATGCTGCACAACTTAAATTCAATAATGATTCGATCAATTTTGCTAGGCAGAAACGACTTTGGGATCAGAATATAGGATCAAAAGCAGAGTTTGATACCCAAAAGTTAGCTTATGAGCTTTCAAAAAATCAACTACGTCAACAAAAGTCTAGCTACGCAAGAACAAAGAATGATTTAGAGACTGCTTTACAACAGGCTAAAAATAGTTATTCATCCTCAAAAATTATAGCAGAAGATTATACTATTAATAGCAAGATCAACGGTAAGGTTTATGCTTTGTTTAAAGAACCTGGTGAGCTAATTAATACGCTAGAACCGCTAGGGGCAATTGGCAGCGCTACCGACTTTAAAATAGAAATGTTAATAGATGAGGTAGATATTATTAAAATCAAAATAGGTCAGACAACATTAGTAACTTTGGATGCATACCCAATGGAAGTTTTTACGGCTTCGGTGAGCAAAATATATCCTAAAAAAGACGAGACATCACAAACATTTAAGGTAGAGGCAATCTTTGAAAGTCCGCCAAAGGTATTATATCCTGGTCTTGCGGGTGAGGGTAATATTGTAATTTCAGAAAAGGAAAATGCACTTACTATACCAAGAGAATATTTAGTTGAGGGCAATAAAGTTATTACGGAAGACGATACGGTAACTGTTAAAGTAGGTGCTGAAAATTTAGAAAGGATAGAAATTATTTCGGGTATTACAGAAAATGATATGATTTTAAAGCCAATTAAATAA